The Rattus rattus isolate New Zealand chromosome 1, Rrattus_CSIRO_v1, whole genome shotgun sequence genome includes a region encoding these proteins:
- the Aqp6 gene encoding aquaporin-6, with amino-acid sequence MEPGLCNRAYLLVGGLWTAISKALFAEFLATGLYVFFGVGSVLPWPVALPSVLQVAITFNLATATAVQISWKTSGAHANPAVTLAYLVGSHISLPRAVAYIAAQLAGATVGAALLYGVTPGGVRETLGVNVVHNSTSTGQAVAVELVLTLQLVLCVFASMDGRQTLGSPAAMIGTSVALGHLIGIYFTGCSMNPARSFGPAVIVGKFAVHWIFWVGPLTGAVLASLIYNFILFPDTKTVAQRLAILVGTTKVEKVVDLEPQKKESQTNSEDTEVSV; translated from the exons ATGGAGCCTGGGCTGTGTAACAGGGCTTACCTGCTGGTTGGCGGGCTTTGGACCGCCATCAGCAAGGCGCTTTTTGCTGAGTTCCTGGCCACGGGGCTGTACGTTTTCTTTGGTGTGGGCTCCGTCCTGCCCTGGCCCGTGGCGCTTCCCTCTGTGCTGCAGGTTGCCATTACCTTCAACCTGGCCACAGCCACAGCTGTGCAGATCTCCTGGAAGACCAGCGGGGCCCACGCCAACCCCGCTGTGACCCTGGCCTACCTCGTGGGATCCCACATCTCTCTGCCCCGGGCTGTGGCCTACATAGCTGCTCAGCTGGCTGGGGCTACAGTTGGGGCTGCTCTTCTTTATGGGGTAACTCCAGGAGGTGTCCGAGAGACCCTTGGAGTCAACGTG GTCCACAACAGCACCTCGACTGGCCAGGCGGTGGCTGTGGAGCTGGTTCTGACGCTGCAGTTGGTTCTCTGTGTCTTTGCTTCCATGGACGGTCGGCAGACCTTGGGCTCCCCAGCTGCCATGATTGGGACCTCTGTGGCACTGGGCCACCTCATTGGG ATCTACTTCACTGGCTGTTCCATGAACCCAGCTCGCTCCTTCGGCCCCGCGGTCATTGTTGGGAAGTTCGCAGTCCATTGG ATCTTCTGGGTAGGACCGCTCACAGGGGCTGTCCTGGCTTCGCTGATCTACAACTTTATCTTGTTTCCCGACACCAAGACCGTAGCCCAGCGATTGGCCATCCTTGTGGGTACCACAAAGGTGGAGAAAGTGGTAGACCTGGAGCCCCAGAAGAAAGAATCGCAGACGAACTCAGAGGACACAGAAGTGAGCGTGTGA